ACTTCagtttattatgaattattttttattcattgtatttttttaattgtagaGTGTAATTTAGTTAACTTTGTCTACATTAATAAAAAGGGTGGAAAGcgtagtaaaaaaaaaattcaaaatgactTGAGATGATTTAAGGTTGTATTTggcaatatatttttttttttatattttttatcagttaaaaaaaattataaataataccTAAAGAAGTCACTGCAGTAACGAAGGTTATTACCGAAAGCTACAATCCTTCGAAAAACACCACAAACCGTCGCTAAATACCCATTACCGAGGACTCTCTAGTTACAACGTTTATTTGAgaagttattttgaaatgttagtttgtaatttctttttatctttatttctctctttttttttttataatactatCTTTGGCACAACAGTAGTTAATTATGTCTAATGCATTTTGGAACTGAACATCACATTATTAAGctaacatgtaatttttttaagtaccaaaaaatgaaataagaatgatgaacaatataaaaatattccaCGTGATAGGGTTACACAATTCATGCAGGAAGAGGgcaacatatataaatattgaaaataaaaatttaaaattaatttgtacagCAACAAAACGCGGTTTCGTCACATAAATTACATTTAAGTATACCAAAGtatctttttaaaaagtttgattCGATCTTgacttaatattataaattatattacgGAGAATtgcaaaacattaattaatccGAGCGTGTCTTCAAGGAAGGTACTGTCTAACGGGACGGAGGCttatcaagatttttttttttctacgtactcatttttctagaaaaaaaataatatttaattagctattgtaaaaataattaaaatttgattgatagcaataaatatgtttttattttccaaagtATCATTGTGGTTAACATTTTTCTACctcttttaattgtttatcaTAATTACATCTCTTTTTAATTAtgcatattttagtttaaaactaGTTATAACATACATACAAAAAGTAggtcaattaattaataaactcAAGTAAACGTGAAGCAAATGGTATTAAAGGAAAGTGCCTTGTCTTTTTCAATTAGGTAGAAGAAAATCACACCAATTAACTTATAACTTTGTGGAAAGTGTGTCTCCAAGAAGCTTACCTATATATAAGTGGAGTAAGAAATATAACAATACCATAAAATCAAGTTAAATTAAGACCTTTATCGTTACAAGTGACTTTTAAggctaactcaaccctacaaaactaGTTTGTGAAGTTGCACCAACTTATATACACTGAATTGACCTTATTTTCTAATAgatgtaggacttccaacacacccccttacGTCGAGATGTTAGAAGTAAACTTTAAGCTttactcaactccacaaaaccggcttgtagagTGAAGTTTGCACTCCCTTATATACATTGaattggctttatctctagtcgacgtgGTACTTccaacctatatatatatacaaaatatatctAAGTTTCAACTactgttttatatattataaattttggttCACTGTATGGAAGCCATGACAAGTTTACtgacgatatatatatatatatatattatcgcCTTGGTGCAATCAATTTGCATGCCAGCTGCATCGGAACTCTATAATGGCATTGAATGATTAGtgttataatataatagatGATTTGCAGCATAGAATGGCATTTGAGTGATTTGGTATTGAAAGAAGGGTGTAATGTGATGGGTGTAACTATAAAAGAGGTTAAGGCATGTGGGAAACTTGATAAATCATAACGTAGTGTAAAATACTGGTGAGCGAAATGGGGATAGCAGAAGTGTGCTCGAGGTTCATTGGGGACTTTTTACAAACATTTAAAAGCTCGGCACAGAGCTCAGTGTCTTGTGACGTTGATGGGAGTGAGCATGCATGGAAAGGTGAGAGGATGGTGAAGGTTGATGAGAAGATGGTGGGTGCCCTTGTAACAGTTTTTGGGATGGAAAGCAATGGAAGGATAAAGAAGGAGAGTGCAAGGGAAGTTGTGGAGAAGCTTGGTTTGGGTTCGAGAAGAGGGTTTGAGCTGGGTGAGTTGATGGATGATGAAGTGGCTGTGGAAGAAGTTCTTGGTGAGTTGGAAGACATGTCAAAGCGCAGTGAGTTGCTGCATGAagctttcaaaatctttgaTGAAGATGGAGATGGGTACATAGATGCAATGGAGTTGAAGAGGGTGCTTGATTGCTTGGGTTTGGATAAGGGTTGGGATATGAACGCCATTGAAAAGATGGTGAAGGTTGCAGATTTGAACTTTGATGGCAAGGTTGATTTTGCTGAGTTTGAATTCATGATGATGGGGTAGCAGttaatcaaaaaaaaaaaaatattcattcatttttggaataattgtatattaattgatttatttatttcagctttttctttaatctatctttcaattctataatacattcatatttatgtttcttctattttacttttgttcACTTAATCCCATCATGCCAGATGTTTTGCACATGATATTGCTACATTGGATTGGATCtaacacaacaataaaaatgagaaaaataatagtatatattgTATATTGTTGCATGTTCCATTTTGTTTCGATTAGTATCAggataatgaaattttaataacttttctttaataatttttttacaataggatatgtatcactattttattggtcaatttgaatttattttaaaaatatttaaaacagaccaataacaaactgtcacgtatgcattaaaaaaaattgttaaaaacactttttcatctaaatattataatattaggCCGATTTATAACCGtgaagaaacaaattttaaataaaatttagatacCATCTTATTGGTGCTTTCATAgctattttatttagaattaatttttccCGATTTGtctaatacaaattttattatgcATGTTAAGAAGTTGAAACTTTGATGTTCTAACATCAAGTATGGTACAATTTATTTGGATCGGTATTCATCACTCATAACGCGTTGATAACACCATTGCACTACACGCTTAGTTATGAGTAATACCTTTTTGAATGTTAGAAGGTGCTCATATATACatcacagttaaattaatttcaattaacacgtaaaagtaacatttttcttacaaatGAGCTATCAAATTTCGGTGATCTTCTTAATGATATAAGAAGGAATGAGATCTACACACTAATATAACAttgtttaaaactatttatGTTTAGCAAAAGTAGTGTTTTTGTACTTAACAGTTAAAGTCAACCGTTTATTAcgattaaaattagtataaatttttttcttatttattataaaattaaaaatatcacaatgtttactttttataccagttataactagaataaatataattctttttttatttttacaaaaatattcactttttatattgattataattaaaattgatatataaatttttcttatttattataaaaatatctaaaatcgtataaaaaaatattattttatttacaattatgtaagattataacttatataaatagtcagtataaattttattttacattaataaatataaaaaatgcctaaaaaaaaaataagtaaaataaaccTTCAAGTAAATAGACGAATTTCCGATATTATGGTCCTCAAATCATGTTCACCCGTTGGCCAAATTATTCCTCTCCCCATTCCAAACAACTTGTCATTtctattgtattttgatttaagCTCTTCATTAGAAGTTACGAGTGTCCagaatttttctttatcatgaaTTCTTATATCAAAATCTATCACTATTATGTCAAATATAATGACTCTACTATCAAATAACCACTACAAGAAGTtaccaagaaaaaataaacttctaacaatttttaatattttttacagaATTGGAtgaatagtaaaatataaaaacacattaaaatagATACAAGAAAATCAAGATAGGCAAAGTGAATAAAAAGCAAAATGTAACGACGTTTTCAATTTCAACAATACAGCGGATATATAAAACACTTATTCAATGAAATCCAAAATGTCCAATCGGTTGAGGAAAAACATCACCCATCAGGAAACAATCAGCCACCCACTTAGAGTACAAACGGCCTCCAAAATGTCCAAAAACACCACCCAGTTgcagaaagataaagaaaataagaaagaaaaatcatgaagaagaaaaaaggtaaaattataatttaaacagTTTTACAGAAAATTCCAAACAATCTAACATTAACCAAAACCATTTGAATAGAATGAGCAAGCCCATTGAAAAGATCATCTGTCTTTTAACGTTTACAGGTTAGATAGAAAGGAATTTTCCATCCAAGGAACATGTTCCATCCTTATCAGATGGGATTAATATGTGGTCTATTGGATGACAGCAAAGTgagatatttgtttttatacaaTTACAATATGAGAAAATGGATAAAGCAACCAAATCCTTTTATACAAAACTAGATACAACAAcaggaaaaaggaagaaagataCCATTTTAAACAGGCATCATTGGACAGAAACAAAGCAAAGACACAATAACATACCCTACTAATCTAACAAGACAAGACGCAAAACACAGAGGTGAATCTACTTGGAGGATACTAAAGAGTCTAAAAAGGTGGCCAAATACTCCCACAACTCATGCCATCGCTCATAACTCCGTTCACATTGTTCATGTCGTTGAAATTCATGTCCAAGTTTCCAAGGTCTGAATTCTGTACACAAACCGTGGCATCGTTGTATGAGCCATCATTTCCATGCACAGTGATGGTTGGCGAAACATGCGCCATGCGGCGGAGATTGGTCGTGTTCAGTGGCGGGGGTGTGTTCACTTGACACTGTGTGGGAAGAAGCTGATTGTTTAACGTAGTGAAAGAGCCTCTAGTCACCATGTCCTCTGCTAACTTCACCTACAAGTGTACACAGATGTCAGATTCTATTCCCATATTTTCCTTCAACCTTGAATGCAAAAACTATATGCTATTATTAAGCTTTTGTCAACCTAACAATACCTTAGCTCTCAAAGCTTCTACGTCTGATTTCAGCACCCGGTTATTCGTGTCAGCCTCACGAAAATGTTGACTAGCATCATTGAACTGCTTGTATAGGGTTGCGTTTTCCACTTTCAGTTTTTCAACctgacaaaacaaaattaatatttgtcgtgcgttttatatcaaatattcaTATGAGAATTTTAACATCATTACTACTTTATATCCCTTGTTAAAGACTTATCAAATACCTGCAACTCTAGGTCAGCCAACTGcgcttgttttcttcttcttgaccTTCTGGCAGAATTGCGATTAGAAACCTTCCTAAAATTACAACGAAATTTAGAATCTCAGTGAGGTTTAAAATCATCCAAGATacaatttaagataaattttttcattGACACTTATAATAGGAGGGAAAAAGAGTATGATCggttttatactttttaaataaaattcaacttattttttttcttctctggtTAGGACTTTCATCTAAATAAAGTGCAGTTTTCATAATTTGACTTACCTTCTAAGACGTTTCAATTCAACTGCATTTGTGCTCTGTTCACAAGGACCATCTTCATCAGATGGCTCAGAGGAACCACTTGTGGCTCCTTTCGTATGAGTCTTCCAGCCCTCTGGTTTATTAGCTGACACTGGACTACCAACTGCCCAGTTTTTAATTCAATCCAAAATGTTAAATTCCATAATCAAACTATAATTTGGTGAGGAATAATAGACATATAATAATGAATGCAATAAtttatacaacattttttttgtgtgcAATTCTACCTATAATTATGATATCTGATGAATGATATACAATagaaataaacaagaaaatgtTGAAAACACAATATTACTCTGATATTTTGAGTTAAGGATTAACAATTACCATTAGCAGTGCCACAAATGGAAGACCGAGAATCGATTGTAGCAGTGATGGTGGAATGCTTGGGAGTGAGGTTTTGGGAAGAAAAAGGGTCTGTCAGCCCACAAGTTGAAAATGAAGTCATAGCATCCTGCAATATTACAGACGAGTATGGTTAAGCTAGCTAAATTTTCGTACATCATTTTAGCCACTAAAactatctttttccttttttttatcactttgtCCTTGCggactcttttttttattccttttcttctttacaTGCAAAACAGCAATGGAGCACATGCACCAAAAATAAGCCACAGGGAAATAACAAAGCAATATTCCAATAATTCACATGCTTCAAACCGGGTCCATTGAGATAGAGGCAATAATATAAAgctttataaaaaacaaatattgtaCTTGtgcttttaaagaaaataacgaCGCCattctattaataaaaaagaagaaagtgtttcatttaattattagtgatttttttagtttaatgtttTGGAATTTGTAAACaggtttaatttattaaatttaaattaatttccttttctcAGGACAAATTTCAtcagaattgaaaaaaataattcaaacacaATCAAATAGATATACATTACATTGATTGTGGTCGAGTAATTAAACTACGTATATTTTTCCAAagcattaaaaatttaaaaataattacaattgaCAATTTCCACTATTTAAAAACAGCAATTAAATATTCAACCTTGAAATTCTGTTCCTAATCTTTAGATCTAATATAAAGTCTACAATATAGGGTTAGTTTTTCAAATTAGTTCGACACAACACTTTAACTTTTGTACTTGCTACTCAACTTAGTTGGGTTTTACTCGAACAAAACTTGACGAATTCCTCCAATTGCTACATGAACCAAGGACCATTAGACTTAATTGAGTTTTACTCCAAAAAATCcgaaaattttgttaaaacttaaaacaattaaattaagctGAATTAGGTTAATAGGGTCGTTGACTCAAACCAACTtcctaaacatttttttttatcaattttgatgCAAGGTTACtgtaactgtttttttttttttttatgtgtaacatatttttcaatatattaattgCTTGTCTAATGGTTCTATTTATGTTAacatcattaaataataaaataattattgatacaAGGTTCAAACATTTTTACTTGAAACATATTTCTTTAAGTACATATATTGAAATGTAGAATTATTTTTTGCAAGTATCCGTCAAAATAGAAACATACGAAGGCTTATACACCAACCAAACATAGAGTAATTGATCGTGTTATTCCTATTTGCTACTTTCACAAAATCTAACTATTTACCAGTGACTCGTAACCCAAGGATTTAAATTCTTTAGAATTGAGTGATTGTGAAATATTTCATGGCGCCATGCGCAAATTTAGCCCAATGATAGAAGCTTTTAATCATAGAATAAGTTGATATCATCGTATTGATattaaataaagcaaaaaagAGTTtccagaaaagaaagaaaaaaaaagagttgagAAGCTATTAGAAATATGTAAAAAGTTTAgcatataattttaatgtaatattgTGTACATATATACCCAACGcataaagaagaaacaaaaagttgagaaagaaaagcaaGGGTTTTTCTTTACgtaattgtaaaatattatttatcaaccGAACAATTTTCATGGCAGTCCACTTGAATAGACAACAAATATTTAACAAACTAggcatatattaatttaaaaccatGAAAACTACCTACCGCATTTGGATTAGAAATAGTTTCGTGTTATTGCTATTGTTTGCTTTGTCACTTTTTATGGTACATTTGTTTTTGGTAATTGCCTCGTCACTTTATAGAAAGCTTTTCCACAGcgttcttttcattttaatctgCGGGCAAAGGTAAAACTACTAGGAAAAACAACAGAACTACAttatcttataataaataatactttcaATAATTTTCATACAGTTATTGTTTATTATGGTTTCACTCCCTTAAGTATAAACTATTATACAAATACATTCATGCACGAAACATTATTACCcaataat
This DNA window, taken from Vigna radiata var. radiata cultivar VC1973A chromosome 5, Vradiata_ver6, whole genome shotgun sequence, encodes the following:
- the LOC106761750 gene encoding probable calcium-binding protein CML43, with product MGIAEVCSRFIGDFLQTFKSSAQSSVSCDVDGSEHAWKGERMVKVDEKMVGALVTVFGMESNGRIKKESAREVVEKLGLGSRRGFELGELMDDEVAVEEVLGELEDMSKRSELLHEAFKIFDEDGDGYIDAMELKRVLDCLGLDKGWDMNAIEKMVKVADLNFDGKVDFAEFEFMMMG
- the LOC106760852 gene encoding basic leucine zipper 9; translated protein: MRIEFLFIPLKLLLSFPFPSQFSLLLLTLSLSGHVLAASQESLTPSSVFSGHGCFERMTTTESDLDNDFSNLDELRYLNLAGTDVFAAFQNLLPDAMTSFSTCGLTDPFSSQNLTPKHSTITATIDSRSSICGTANVGSPVSANKPEGWKTHTKGATSGSSEPSDEDGPCEQSTNAVELKRLRRKVSNRNSARRSRRRKQAQLADLELQVEKLKVENATLYKQFNDASQHFREADTNNRVLKSDVEALRAKVKLAEDMVTRGSFTTLNNQLLPTQCQVNTPPPLNTTNLRRMAHVSPTITVHGNDGSYNDATVCVQNSDLGNLDMNFNDMNNVNGVMSDGMSCGSIWPPF